In Desertibacillus haloalkaliphilus, one DNA window encodes the following:
- a CDS encoding GRP family sugar transporter: STAGQIVSNALMAAAVLGEWTTGRMWTFGLLAIAAVVIGAIFTALPDSKAPAEVNPQHDFKGGLVAVLISTIGYMMYFVFPNLLNKIGYISNAVHNRHDGLDYMTAIVGPQSIGQVLG, from the coding sequence TTCAACAGCCGGACAAATTGTTTCAAACGCTTTGATGGCTGCGGCTGTTTTGGGTGAGTGGACAACTGGTCGCATGTGGACGTTTGGTTTGTTGGCCATCGCCGCAGTTGTGATTGGTGCTATCTTTACGGCTTTGCCAGATTCAAAGGCACCAGCCGAAGTTAACCCACAACACGACTTCAAGGGTGGTTTGGTTGCCGTTTTGATTTCAACGATTGGTTACATGATGTACTTCGTGTTCCCTAACTTGTTGAACAAGATCGGTTACATCTCAAACGCCGTTCACAACCGTCACGACGGTTTGGACTACATGACAGCCATTGTTGGACCACAATCAATTGGTCAAGTATTGGG